Genomic segment of Streptomyces longhuiensis:
CGAACCGCCTCGCCTCCAACTCGCTCCTGGAGGGCCTGGTCTACGCCGAGCGCATCGCGGACGACATCGCCGCGAGCCACCAGGAGAACGCCCTGCACGCGCGCGTGCCGGCTCCTGTGCCGCACCCGGAGACCCCGACCCACCCCCTGATGCCGGCCGAGGCGCGGTTCGCCATCCAGCGCGTCATGACGCAGGGGGCCGGCGTGCTGCGCTCCGCGGACTCCCTCGCCGAGGCCGCCGCGGGACTCGGCCGTATCCACGCCGAAGCGGCGGGCGCCCTCGCGGAGAACGGCAAGACCGCGGAGCCCGGCGTCGACACCTGGGAGGCCACCAACCTCCTGTGCGTCGCCCGCGTCCTCGTCGCCGCGGCCCGCCGCCGCGAGGAGACCCGCGGCTGCCACTGGCGCGAGGACCACGCCGACCGCGACGACGCGGCATGGCGCCGCCACATCGTCGTACGGCTGAATCCCGACCGGACGCTGGCCACGCACACCACGCCCACCGCAGAATTCCCCCCGACCCGCCCCGAGTGCCGTACAAACCAGCAGGAGCAGTGAGAGACGTGAGTACCCCCGACCTCCCCCTCGCCGAGAGCGGCGGCTGCGGCGACGGCTGCGGCTGCGGCGGAGCCGACGCCGACATGATGGAGTGCGGCCTCGACCCCGCCCTCTCCCAGCTCCTGGCCGACGCGGGCCTCGACCCCGTGGAGGTCGAGGACATCGCGCACATGGCCATCGCCGAGGACCTGGACGGCGGCGTGGACGTCACCACGGTCGCCACCATCCCCGAGGACGCCGTCGCCACGGCCGACTTCACCGCCCGCGAGGACGGCGTCGTGGCGGGTCTGCGCGTCGCCGAGGCCGTGCTCTCCGTGGTCTGCACGGACGAGTTCGAGGTCGAGCGGCACGCGGAGGACGGTGACCGGATCACCGCCGGGCAGAAGCTCCTCAGCGTCACCACCCGCACCCGCGACCTGCTGACCGCCGAGCGCAGCGCCCTCAACATCCTGTGCCGCCTGTCCGGCATCGCGACCGCCACGCGCGCGTGGGCGGACGCGCTGGAGGGGACCACGGCGAACGTCCGCGACACCCGCAAGACGACGCCCGGCCTGCGCTCCCTGGAGAAGTTCGCCGTCCGGATGGGCGGCGGCGTCAACCACCGCATGTCGCTCTCCGACGCGGCTCTGGTCAAGGACAACCACGTGGTCGCCGCCGGCGGCGTCGCGCAGGCCTTCAAGGCCGTACGGGAGTCCTTCCCGGGCCTCGCCGTCGAGGTCGAGGTCGACACCCTGGACCAGCTGCGCGAGGTCGTGGAGGCGGGCGCAGACCTGATCCTCCTGGACAACTTCACGCCGGCCGAGACCCAGGAGGCCGTCGCGATCGTGGGCGGCCGCGCCCTCCTGGAGTCCTCGGGCCGGCTGACCCTGGCGAACGCGCGCGAGTACGCCGCGACGGGCGTCGACTTCCTCGCGGTGGGCGCGCTGACCCACTCGTCGCCGATCCTGGACATCGGCCTCGACCTGCGCGCGGCGGAGTAGTCGCCATGCTGCTCACCATCGACGTAGGCAACACGCACACCGTCCTCGGCCTGTTCGACGGGGAGGAGATCGTCGAGCACTGGCGCATCTCCACCGACGCCCGCCGTACCGCCGACGAGCTCGCCGTGCTCCTCCAGGGCCTGATGGGCATGCACCCGCTGCTCGGCGACGAACTCGGCGACGGCATCGACGGCATCGCGATCTGCTCGACCGTCCCCTCGGTCCTGCACGAGCTGCGCGAGGTCACCCGGCGCTACTACGGGGACGTGCCCGCCGTCCTCGTGGAGCCCGGCATCAAGACCGGTGTCCCGATCCTCATGGACAACCCCAAGGAGGTCGGCGCCGACCGCATCATCAACGCGGTCGCGGCGGTCGAGCTCTACGGGGGGCCCGCCATCGTCGTCGACTTCGGCACGGCGACCACCTTCGACGCGGTCTCCGCGCGCGGGGAGTACGCCGGCGGCGTCATCGCCCCCGGCATCGAGATCTCCGTGGAGGCCCTGGGCGTCAGGGGCGCCCAGCTCCGCAAGATCGAGATCGCCCGCCCGCGCAGCGTCATCGGCAAGAACACCGTCGAGGCCATGCAGTCCGGCATCCTGTACGGCTTCGCGGGCCAGGTCGACGGCGTGGTGACCCGTATGGCGCGCGAGCTCGCCGACGACCCGGACGACGTGACCGTCATCGCCACGGGTGGCCTGGCGCCCATGGTGCTCGGCGAGGCCGCGGTGATCGACGAGCACGAGCCGTGGCTGACGCTGATCGGCCTGCGGCTGGTCTACGAGCGGAACGTCTCCCGCTCCTGACGCCCCTTCGGCAGCACGCCCTTTCGACGGCCGGCATTTTCGGCGGCTGACTTTCCGGCAGCCTGCCTTTTCGGCGGCGCCTCAACTGCCCCTTCGCGCACGGACTTTCGACAAGGCGTGCGCGAAGGGTGCAACCGTTCGTACGCTTCGCTCGTCTCCGCAGAGACGGGGCACGAGTCGGCATGCGAGGGACGTGGGGCGAAATGTGGCGTAAGGGCAGACAGTTGGCGACTGCGACGGCGGCGATCGCGCTGACCGGGGTCGGTCTCGCGAGCGCCACGGCCCGGGCCGCCGACGGCCCCACACAGTCCTACGCGGTCATCAACGCGCCCGCGCAGATAGCCGTCCCGGCGACGGGCACGGCCATCGCGCCCGACGCGGGCTACAGCTTCGCCGACGACGGCGTGGACGGCCTCCCGCTGCCGGAGAACGCCAAGTTCGTGATCGACGCGAGCGGCCTCAAGGGCGTCGCCACGATCAAGGCAAAGAACGACCAGTGCACGACGGACGGCGCCGTCGTCACCTGCCTGGACAACGGCAATCTGCACGGCCCGTTCGAGCCCTTCACGCTCAGCGCGGTCGCCGGCGCGAAGCCCGGCGACACCGGGACGTTGCGCTACGAGGTCACGGCGGACAAGGCGACCCCCGCCACCGAGACCTCCAAGGTCGTCATCGGCTCCCCGAAGATCCAGGTCGCCGCACTGCCCGCCCGGTCCGGCCTGACGCCCGGCCAGTCCGTCGACTACCCCGTGGTCCTGCGCAACACGGGCGACCTGCCCACCGAACAGATCACCGTCCGCCTCACGGGCAGCCCGGGGGTCACGTTCGCCGGGAAGCACAGCAACTGCCTCTACCTGCCGGGCGACTTCGGCAGGGACGACGCCGACGTGACCTGCGTCTTCAAGACGGCGATCGCCCCGGGTGACACGGTTGGATTCTCCGACCCGCTCGGAGGGTCCCTCGGCAAGGACGCCTTCCACACCTGGACCGACATCACCGCCGAGGCCCTCCCGGCCTCCTCCGGTACGGACACCGGTGGCACCCCCGGCAAGGGCGCGGCGCTCACCCTGACCCCCGCCACGGGCAAGGACTTCGCCGACAGCCACCGGGTGACGTACGACGCCGACAACGCCGCCGACTTCCTCGCGGTCGGCGCCGTCCTCACGCCCGGCAAGAAGGGCTCCACCCACCCGCTCGCCTTCGGCCTGCGCAACGCGGGCCCCGCCGTGGTCGCCCACCCCGACGGCAAGCCCGTGGCCTACGCCGAGGTGACGCTCCCCGAGGGCGTCGTCGCCAAGAGCGTGCGCGTCGACGAGGAGCCCGACGACCAGGCGAGCGGCGACTGCTACACGTACACCGGAGGCAAGACCTCGCCCTTCGAGCCGGGCCACCGCCGCTACCTCTGCCCGGACACCGTCGCCGAGGAGAGCGGCGACGGCCAGATGTACCGCTTCCAGGTCGGCTACGAGAAGGACCTCGCCGCCGGCGCCGCCCGCGGCACGGTCACCGTGCGCCCCGGCGACGGGATCGTCCTGAACGACCCGGACGAGTCGAACGACGAGGCGGCGATCACCGTCGGCGACGCGTCCCCCTCCCCGTCGCCGTCCCCGTCGGCCTCGGGCGGCACCGCGACCCCCTCGCCCTCCGCTTCCGCCACGTCCTCCGTGACGTCGGGCGGCTCGGGGACGTCGGGCACGGCCGGGTCCATGGCGGCGACCGGTGCGGGGTTCCTGCCGTGGGTGGCCGCGGCGGCCGCTGCCGCGCTCGGCGTGGGCGCGATCGTGTTCGCCATGTCGCGCCGCCGGGCGGAGTGACCTGGCCGGAGTGCCCCGGGGGCGAATGACCCGGGGCGAGTGACTCGGGCCGAGTGACCCGAGTGGGCGGTCCGGCGGTGAAGCCACGCCGGAAATTGACGGTTAAGCCGATTTTGTCCGCTGTGCTGCGTATCGTCGGCCCATGCCCACGCCCTACGGAAACCGCGGCGGCATGGCGTTCGGCGCTGAAGAGCTGCGTGTGCTCCGACGCGCCCTCGCCCTTGCCCTTCACCCGAGTCCCGTCACCGCCGAGGACATCCAGGACTGCCTCCGGCTCGCCGAATCGGTCGACGAGGCAGCCGACGAAGGCGCCCGTATCCGCGCCTTCCTGCTGGCCGACCTCGCTCGCTACCGGGCCGCCCTGCCCGGCACCGCCACCGGCTATCTGGAACTGCTCGACGCGGCGCTGGCGGCGGGCCACCAGCCCGGCGCCGACGACCTCGCCGCCCTGCGCGCCCTGCGCGCCAACCCCTCCGCCGCCACCCTCCTCGAACGCTGCCGCACGCTCGCCGAGCGCGACGTGCGGGCCAGACTCGAGGGCTGGGCACCGGCACCGGCGCGCGCGGAAACGCGCGTCGCACAGCCCCGTGTCCCGGCCTCCCGTACCCGGCTGCTCGCCCTGCCCGGGGGCCTCGCCGCCACCGGGAAGCCGGCGGCCAACCCCCGGCCCCCGGGGAACCCCCCGGCCCCGCCGCGCCCCATGCCCACCCCGGCCGAGGTCTTCCCGCCCAAGCGCCGCCCCGCGCCCCCTGCGGCCCCGCCGCAGGAGCTCGCCGTCGGATAGCTACTCTGGGGGCATGGACTACGTCTCCGCGCTGGTGCCCCCCGTAGTGATGGCCGTCTTCTTCATCGGTCTCATCGTGACGATCGTGAAGTCCCAGGGCGGCGACAAGAAGGCCAAGGAGGACGCGGCCGTCGACGCGGCGATCGCCCGCGCCGAGGCGGCCCGCCAGGCGGGCCCGCTGCCGAGCGACATCTGAGAAGGGCGCCCCACCGGGCGCCCTTTTTGTCGTTATCAGGCGCCGTTCGCCACGTCCGGCGCCCTATTGCCGACTTCTGCCACTAGTGTGCTGCTCGTGCCGCGCCCATTGGGAGAACTCGAAGACGCAGTGATGACACGGGTGTGGAAGTGGAACCGCCCCGTGACGGTTCGCGAAGTCCTGGAAGACCTCCAGCAGGAACGGTCCATCGCCTACACCACGGTCATGACCGTTTTGGACAATCTCCACCAGAAGGGCTGGGTGCGCCGCGAAGCGGAAGGCCGGGCCTATCGATATGAGGCCGTCTCCACTCGCGCCGCCTACTCCGCCGCGCTGATGAACGACGCATGGTCCCAGAGCGACAACCCGGCGGCGGCTCTCGTCGCCTTCTTCGGCATGATGTCGCCGGAACAACGCGAAGCGCTGAGCGATGCCGTGCGCATGGTGCAGGGACCTCAGGCGCAGACCCTCACGACTCAAGAGCCGGAAGGCTCTGAAGCCCCCGAGGGGCGTGAAGAGCCACAGGACTCCGAACAGCCTTCAGCGACTGAAGCATCGGAAGGGTCCGAGGAACCTGAAGGACCCGGGGAGCCGGCAACGGACGACGGGCGATAGCGTCCGCTCATGCCAGCACAGCTCCCCGAAGTCACCGCAAAAGCAGTCACCGTGCGCAGGGCGAGGACGGCCGATGTGCCGGCCGTGCGCCGACTCCTCGACGCGTACAGCCGCGAGGGGATCCTGCTCGACAAAGCCACCGTGACGCTTTACGAGGACATCCAGGAGTTCTGGGTCGCGGAACGCGACGACAACGCGGAGGTCGTCGGCTGCGGCGCCCTGCATGTGATGTGGGAAGACCTCGCGGAAGTCCGCACCCTCGCCGTGAATCCGGTGGTCAGGGGCGCGGGTGTCGGTCATCAACTGCTCCAGAAGTTGCTGCAGACCGCGCGCTGGATCGGTGTTCGCCGGGTTTTCTGTCTGACCTTCGAAGTGGAGTTCTTCGCGAACCACGGCTTCGTGGAGATCGGAGAGGCACCCGTCGATACCATCGACACCGATGTCTACAGCGAGCTCTTGCGTTCCTATGACGAGGGTGTCGCGGAGTTCCTCGGTCTCGAACGAGTGAAACCGAACACCTTGGGCAACAGCCGGATGCTTCTGCATCTGTGATCGCCCCCCGGTATTCCTGAGCAGCACCCTGCCCAGGTGCCCTATGTCCGAAACGCGCATCTTTCCGGGCTTCTCGGGGTCCTTGGTCTCTCCCGGATCTCTCCCAGGGGTTTGTGTTTTTCCAGCAAAAGCGGTTTGCTTTCCGACGTACTGCGTACTGCATATAACAAGGGGACGGCGAATCAACGACTGAGGTCGTGGGGTCCGGCCCTACAGATATCG
This window contains:
- the nadC gene encoding carboxylating nicotinate-nucleotide diphosphorylase produces the protein MSTPDLPLAESGGCGDGCGCGGADADMMECGLDPALSQLLADAGLDPVEVEDIAHMAIAEDLDGGVDVTTVATIPEDAVATADFTAREDGVVAGLRVAEAVLSVVCTDEFEVERHAEDGDRITAGQKLLSVTTRTRDLLTAERSALNILCRLSGIATATRAWADALEGTTANVRDTRKTTPGLRSLEKFAVRMGGGVNHRMSLSDAALVKDNHVVAAGGVAQAFKAVRESFPGLAVEVEVDTLDQLREVVEAGADLILLDNFTPAETQEAVAIVGGRALLESSGRLTLANAREYAATGVDFLAVGALTHSSPILDIGLDLRAAE
- a CDS encoding type III pantothenate kinase; translated protein: MLLTIDVGNTHTVLGLFDGEEIVEHWRISTDARRTADELAVLLQGLMGMHPLLGDELGDGIDGIAICSTVPSVLHELREVTRRYYGDVPAVLVEPGIKTGVPILMDNPKEVGADRIINAVAAVELYGGPAIVVDFGTATTFDAVSARGEYAGGVIAPGIEISVEALGVRGAQLRKIEIARPRSVIGKNTVEAMQSGILYGFAGQVDGVVTRMARELADDPDDVTVIATGGLAPMVLGEAAVIDEHEPWLTLIGLRLVYERNVSRS
- a CDS encoding BlaI/MecI/CopY family transcriptional regulator, coding for MPRPLGELEDAVMTRVWKWNRPVTVREVLEDLQQERSIAYTTVMTVLDNLHQKGWVRREAEGRAYRYEAVSTRAAYSAALMNDAWSQSDNPAAALVAFFGMMSPEQREALSDAVRMVQGPQAQTLTTQEPEGSEAPEGREEPQDSEQPSATEASEGSEEPEGPGEPATDDGR
- a CDS encoding amino-acid N-acetyltransferase, with translation MPAQLPEVTAKAVTVRRARTADVPAVRRLLDAYSREGILLDKATVTLYEDIQEFWVAERDDNAEVVGCGALHVMWEDLAEVRTLAVNPVVRGAGVGHQLLQKLLQTARWIGVRRVFCLTFEVEFFANHGFVEIGEAPVDTIDTDVYSELLRSYDEGVAEFLGLERVKPNTLGNSRMLLHL